The proteins below come from a single Corylus avellana chromosome ca3, CavTom2PMs-1.0 genomic window:
- the LOC132173377 gene encoding putative pentatricopeptide repeat-containing protein At1g64310 has translation MFFHHHFLHLELSKIYQSLSRTKQLHAFIIKTHLLDPFYATRIVRFYAINNDICAARNLFDKTPHRSVFLWNSIIRAYAQVHNFGEALSLFNTMLKTETKPDSFSYACIIRACSEDLNLDALRIVHGGVILSGLGLDPICSSALVTAYSKLGLVDEASRVFHGIVEPDLVMWNSMISGYGCCGFWDKGLELFSRMRSEGRRPDGYTVVGLLSGLAYSSLLSVGQGIHGFTLKTAFDSNAHVGSVLVSMYSRCKCMNSAYRVFCNLLQPDLVTWSALITGYSQSGDYERALSFFKKLNMKSKKADPILIASVLAAATQLVNVGPGSEIHGYVLRHGFESDLMVSSSLIDMYSKCGFVGLGIRVFEITPKRNIVSYNSVISGLGLHGLASQAFKVFEEILEKGLVPDESTFSALLCACCHAGLVRDGQEIFRKMIDEFQIQARTEHYVYMVKLFGMAGKLEEAYNLIQSLPEPVDCGIWGALLSCCDACGNSNLAEIVAQRLFEDNPEKNAYIIMLSNIYAADGRWDGVQKLRNDMTRGELRKIPGVSWIAGSSI, from the coding sequence ATGTTCTTTCACCACCATTTTCTTCACTTAGAACTCTCCAAGATTTACCAATCACTGTCAAGAACCAAACAACTGCATGCTTTTATCATAAAGACCCACCTCCTTGACCCATTTTATGCAACCAGAATAGTAAGATTTTATGCCATCAATAACGACATTTGCGCTGCGCGCAACCTGTTCGACAAAACGCCCCACCGGAGTGTGTTTCTTTGGAATTCAATAATTCGAGCTTATGCGCAAGTCCACAACTTTGGTGAAGCATTATCTCTCTTTAACACGATGCTTAAAACTGAAACTAAACCTGATAGTTTTTCTTATGCTTGTATTATACGAGCGTGCTCTGAGGATTTAAATTTAGATGCACTGAGAATTGTTCATGGAGGAGTAATACTCTCTGGGTTGGGATTGGATCCCATTTGTAGTAGTGCATTGGTGACGGCTTATTCCAAACTGGGTCTGGTTGATGAAGCCAGTAGGGTATTTCATGGGATAGTTGAACCGGATTTGGTGATGTGGAATTCAATGATTTCTGGTTATGGATGTTGTGGATTTTGGGATAAAGGGCTAGAGCTGTTCAGTAGAATGAGAAGTGAGGGGAGGCGGCCAGACGGGTATACAGTAGTCGGGTTGCTCTCAGGTTTAGCATATTCCAGCTTGCTGAGTGTTGGCCAAGGAATACATGGATTTACTCTGAAAACTGCCTTTGATTCTAATGCTCATGTAGGCAGTGTACTTGTGAGCATGTACTCGAGATGTAAGTGCATGAATTCGGCATATAGAGTTTTCTGTAATTTGCTCCAACCTGATTTAGTTACATGGTCTGCTTTAATAACTGGATATTCGCAATCTGGAGATTATGAGAGGGCTCTGTCTTTCTTCAAGAAACTGAACATGAAAAGTAAGAAGGCAGATCCCATTTTAATTGCCAGTGTACTGGCAGCTGCTACTCAATTAGTAAATGTAGGGCCTGGTAGTGAGATACACGGTTATGTACTTAGACATGGATTTGAATCGGATCTAATGGTATCCTCTTCCCTCATAGACATGTATTCCAAGTGTGGTTTTGTGGGCTTGGGAATTCGTGTCTTTGAGATTACGCCAAAAAGGAATATAGTTTCTTACAATTCAGTAATTTCAGGCCTTGGTTTGCATGGACTTGCCTCTCAGGCATTCAAAGTGTTTGAAGAGATACTGGAGAAAGGGCTAGTACCTGATGAATCGACTTTCTCTGCACTCCTTTGTGCTTGCTGCCACGCTGGCCTTGTGCGAGATGGCCAGGAAATTTTCAGAAAAATGATAGATGAATTTCAAATTCAAGCTAGAACTGAGCATTATGTTTACATGGTAAAACTCTTCGGGATGGCTGGTAAGTTGGAAGAGGCTTACAATCTTATCCAGTCTTTGCCAGAACCAGTGGATTGTGGCATCTGGGGAGCCCTTTTATCATGCTGTGATGCATGTGGAAATTCCAACCTGGCAGAAATTGTAGCTCAGCGGCTTTTTGAAGATAATCCTGAGAAAAATGCTTACATAATCATGCTTTCTAACATATATGCAGCTGATGGAAGGTGGGATGGCGTGCAGAAGCTGAGGAATGATATGACAAGAGGAGAACTGAGGAAAATTCCTGGGGTTAGCTGGATTGCAGGCAGTAGTATTTAA